Proteins encoded within one genomic window of Paraglaciecola psychrophila 170:
- a CDS encoding GNAT family N-acetyltransferase produces MQIVKSQFSNKIDWHSLLNSGNRVFIGSNAAVPNALIDSLIEDGKGLNDIEVTHISTLSDDKWALPEYASRFKINTFFIHGKLIRKAVEEGRADYTPCFLSEVSGLFSDDILPLDAALIMVSSPDELGFCSLGVSVDVVMSAARAAKHIIAQVNPLMPRTCGHSFLHISEFSACIEHQQILPEVAVPEATKIIDRIGQYVAMLVEDGATLQLGIGKIPNAVTRYLQHHKNLGVHSEMISDGVVDLIKNGIVNNRYKTFHPGKTVVSFCFGTQKLYDFVDMNPHVEFYPSSYVNKPANIAKNDNMVAINSALEVDLSGQVVSDSIGDHFYSGIGGQVDFVTGASKSKNGKPIIALPSTARNGEVSRIVATLSEGSGVVTSRGNVHYVVTEFGIASLQGKSVRERALELIRVAHPQFRDELLAQIRKKYWVPDYQKNTPTDIPELGDMQLLRLDMSEKFYLRPLNPSDERRLQEFFYSHTKETINMRYNYTPGQMTREKSCDLVSVDQSKDVALTIVRQEGSKVRIEAVGRYYLIPQKNSCEVAFVTRETNQGQGMAKRLLQTMIDIAKKRGLKTMFALVKSNNKAMISVFEQFGFVRSLHSDFQEMELTKYFTTDKESIQTETAQGESK; encoded by the coding sequence ATGCAAATCGTAAAGTCTCAATTCAGTAATAAAATTGATTGGCATAGCCTTCTAAATTCAGGTAATCGGGTATTTATTGGCTCAAATGCAGCGGTACCTAATGCGCTAATAGATAGCCTTATCGAAGATGGAAAAGGCTTAAACGATATTGAAGTTACCCATATAAGCACTTTATCAGACGACAAATGGGCTTTGCCTGAGTACGCTTCAAGATTTAAGATTAATACTTTTTTTATTCACGGCAAGCTTATTCGAAAAGCCGTGGAAGAAGGACGTGCAGACTACACGCCTTGTTTCTTATCTGAAGTGTCTGGTTTGTTCAGCGATGACATATTACCCCTAGATGCCGCTTTAATTATGGTATCGTCGCCCGACGAACTAGGCTTTTGTTCATTGGGTGTATCGGTCGATGTGGTAATGTCGGCAGCGCGCGCAGCAAAACATATTATTGCACAAGTTAATCCACTGATGCCAAGAACCTGTGGGCACTCATTTCTGCATATAAGTGAATTTAGTGCATGTATTGAACATCAACAAATCTTGCCTGAAGTTGCCGTACCTGAAGCCACAAAAATAATCGATCGAATTGGTCAATATGTAGCCATGTTAGTCGAAGACGGCGCTACCTTACAATTAGGTATTGGTAAAATTCCCAATGCAGTAACACGGTATCTGCAGCATCATAAAAATCTAGGCGTGCACTCGGAAATGATCAGCGACGGAGTAGTCGATTTAATTAAGAATGGCATTGTGAACAATAGGTACAAGACATTTCATCCGGGTAAAACGGTAGTCAGCTTCTGTTTCGGTACTCAAAAATTATATGATTTTGTTGATATGAATCCCCACGTTGAATTTTATCCTTCTTCTTATGTGAATAAACCCGCCAACATTGCGAAAAATGACAATATGGTAGCAATCAATAGCGCACTAGAAGTCGACCTCAGTGGACAAGTGGTATCGGACTCAATCGGGGATCATTTTTATAGTGGCATCGGGGGGCAGGTAGATTTTGTAACTGGTGCCTCGAAAAGCAAAAACGGAAAACCTATTATTGCTTTGCCTTCAACCGCGAGAAACGGCGAAGTGTCGCGCATAGTCGCAACCTTATCTGAAGGTTCTGGCGTGGTAACATCAAGGGGTAATGTGCACTATGTTGTAACCGAGTTCGGTATAGCAAGCCTCCAAGGCAAGAGTGTGCGCGAACGTGCGCTTGAATTAATTCGTGTTGCGCATCCTCAGTTCAGAGATGAATTATTGGCGCAAATCAGAAAAAAATATTGGGTTCCCGATTACCAAAAAAATACGCCAACTGATATTCCTGAATTAGGTGATATGCAGCTTTTACGTTTAGACATGTCTGAGAAGTTTTATTTACGACCACTCAATCCATCTGACGAGCGCCGCTTGCAGGAGTTCTTTTATTCACACACCAAAGAAACGATTAATATGCGCTATAACTATACGCCTGGTCAAATGACGCGGGAAAAATCCTGTGATCTCGTTAGCGTAGACCAAAGTAAAGATGTGGCGTTAACCATTGTGCGACAAGAAGGGTCGAAAGTGCGCATAGAAGCAGTAGGACGTTATTATTTAATCCCCCAAAAAAACTCGTGTGAAGTAGCGTTCGTAACACGAGAAACTAATCAAGGCCAAGGCATGGCTAAGCGATTATTACAAACCATGATCGATATTGCCAAAAAGCGAGGCCTTAAAACAATGTTTGCATTAGTAAAAAGCAATAATAAAGCGATGATTTCAGTGTTTGAACAGTTCGGTTTTGTGCGTTCTTTACATTCTGATTTTCAGGAGATGGAGCTAACTAAATACTTCACCACTGATAAAGAATCGATTCAAACCGAGACTGCACAAGGAGAATCAAAATGA
- a CDS encoding histone deacetylase family protein, with the protein MTVTIIGSPYCNLHDMGDEHPEQPARMHKINDQLIASGLEYVLHFADAKPVKLSSLERAHDKAFVQSVFDRAPKEGGDRVWIDDDTIMMDKSLNAALHAAGAVTDAVDLVLADKSKSAFCSVRPPGHHAGRASSSGFCIFNNIAVGAMHALEVHGLERVAIIDFDVHHGNGTQNIVKDDERVLFCSSFQHPFYPFTGDEPCRKGIVNVPIPAGTSGSEYCEMIKPWFKAVDEFKPQLIFISAGFDGHADDELGQLRLVEKDYIWITEQIKALAEKHCEGKIISALEGGYALSALARSVVAHVKVLAN; encoded by the coding sequence ATGACTGTGACTATCATAGGTAGCCCTTATTGTAATTTACATGACATGGGCGACGAGCATCCTGAACAGCCAGCACGCATGCACAAGATTAATGACCAATTAATTGCATCTGGGCTTGAATATGTGCTGCATTTTGCTGACGCTAAACCTGTCAAATTGTCATCATTAGAGCGCGCTCATGACAAAGCCTTTGTACAAAGTGTATTCGACCGAGCACCGAAAGAAGGTGGTGATAGGGTCTGGATAGACGATGATACTATTATGATGGATAAAAGCTTAAACGCTGCCTTGCACGCAGCGGGTGCCGTCACTGATGCTGTCGATTTGGTGCTAGCAGATAAATCAAAAAGTGCGTTTTGTTCAGTGCGACCACCCGGACATCACGCTGGGCGTGCAAGCTCATCTGGGTTTTGCATTTTTAATAATATTGCTGTGGGTGCCATGCATGCTCTCGAAGTACATGGTTTAGAGCGTGTTGCTATTATCGATTTTGATGTTCATCACGGTAACGGTACCCAAAACATTGTCAAAGACGATGAACGCGTTCTATTTTGTTCATCTTTTCAACACCCGTTTTATCCTTTTACTGGCGATGAGCCTTGTAGGAAAGGCATTGTTAACGTACCCATTCCTGCTGGAACTTCGGGTAGCGAATATTGTGAAATGATAAAGCCTTGGTTCAAAGCAGTAGACGAATTTAAGCCTCAACTTATTTTTATATCCGCTGGCTTTGACGGCCATGCTGACGACGAACTCGGACAGTTGCGTTTAGTCGAAAAGGACTACATTTGGATAACTGAGCAAATTAAGGCGCTAGCTGAAAAACACTGTGAGGGCAAAATAATATCTGCTTTAGAGGGCGGCTATGCATTAAGCGCTCTTGCTCGCAGTGTTGTAGCACATGTAAAGGTGCTTGCTAACTAG
- a CDS encoding aldo/keto reductase — protein sequence MQQQIVLNNGGSFPALGFGTCAIGAWQQDNEYVVDTILKAIKAGYRHIDTASLYGNERSVGKAIKASGIPRKEFFVVSKVWDCDQGYEETLKAFDASLKRLDMDYIDLFLIHWPNPNKTQSTWQAMESLHQQGKVRYLGLSNFRQADIEQLMSFAKVKPIYNQLELHPYLTQEDLCAVCDKYEIYVSCWSPLGSGTWSGVPTSEKPIADPVVINMAEKYGVSSGQVILKWDLQQGRIAIPKAESEKNIKANLELNSFELSTEEIKEINQLNRDHRYGGDPDTAYEGNMKMRVPE from the coding sequence ATGCAGCAACAAATAGTATTAAATAATGGAGGTAGCTTCCCTGCCCTCGGTTTCGGTACTTGCGCAATCGGCGCATGGCAACAAGATAATGAGTACGTGGTTGACACTATCCTTAAAGCAATCAAAGCTGGTTATCGACATATTGATACTGCGTCACTATATGGCAACGAGCGCAGCGTAGGTAAAGCGATTAAAGCTTCGGGTATCCCACGAAAAGAGTTTTTTGTGGTCAGCAAAGTATGGGATTGTGATCAAGGCTATGAAGAAACGCTGAAAGCCTTTGATGCCAGCCTTAAACGTTTAGACATGGATTATATTGACTTGTTTTTAATCCATTGGCCTAATCCCAATAAAACTCAATCCACATGGCAAGCAATGGAAAGTTTGCATCAACAGGGCAAGGTTCGTTATTTAGGCTTATCCAATTTCCGTCAAGCCGACATAGAACAGCTTATGTCTTTTGCCAAAGTTAAACCCATATATAATCAATTAGAATTACATCCCTATCTGACCCAAGAAGACTTGTGCGCAGTGTGTGACAAATACGAAATTTATGTGTCTTGCTGGTCTCCCCTTGGCTCCGGCACTTGGAGTGGTGTTCCGACTAGTGAAAAGCCCATAGCAGACCCTGTCGTTATTAATATGGCTGAAAAATATGGAGTGAGTTCCGGGCAAGTGATTTTAAAATGGGATCTACAACAAGGTCGTATCGCCATTCCTAAAGCAGAAAGCGAAAAGAATATTAAAGCCAATCTCGAACTAAATTCATTTGAACTCAGCACTGAGGAGATAAAAGAAATCAACCAGCTCAATCGTGATCACAGATACGGAGGCGATCCTGATACCGCATATGAAGGCAACATGAAAATGCGGGTCCCTGAATAA